A single window of Periophthalmus magnuspinnatus isolate fPerMag1 chromosome 22, fPerMag1.2.pri, whole genome shotgun sequence DNA harbors:
- the pax9 gene encoding paired box protein Pax-9 translates to MEPAFGEVNQLGGVFVNGRPLPNAIRLRIVELAQLGIRPCDISRQLRVSHGCVSKILARYNETGSILPGAIGGSKPRVTTPTVVKHIRTYKQRDPGIFAWEIRDRLLADGVCDKFNLPSVSSISRILRNKIGNLSQQSHYESGKPPHPPPQPALPYNHLYSYPSSKVPTPPGMAALPGHMAMHRIWPSSHSVTDILGIRSITEQQISDSASFPCAKLEERSAINRTHFPAAAACSALVNGVDNPHLEPEAKYAQTPSGLPNTVSSYVTAGSIPPYPPPTPVSPYMGFSGTSSAFVSAHTWQAPNGSALSPHNCDLAPPIAFKSMAPARDIHPVANIHPASNIHPATAAAL, encoded by the exons ATGG AGCCAGCCTTCGGGGAGGTGAACCAGCTCGGCGGGGTGTTTGTGAACGGGAGGCCGCTGCCCAACGCCATCCGGCTGCGCATCGTGGAGCTGGCGCAGCTCGGCATCCGTCCATGTGACATTAGCCGACAGCTGCGCGTGTCCCACGGCTGCGTCAGTAAGATTCTCGCGCGGTACAACGAGACGGGCTCCATCCTTCCCGGGGCCATCGGGGGCAGCAAGCCCCGCGTGACCACCCCCACCGTGGTCAAACACATACGGACGTACAAGCAGCGGGACCCGGGGATTTTCGCCTGGGAAATCCGGGACCGGCTGCTCGCGGACGGCGTTTGTGACAAGTTCAACCTCCCGTCCGTGAGCTCCATCAGTCGCATCCTGCGCAACAAGATCGGAAACCTGTCCCAGCAGAGTCACTACGAGTCGGGGAAGCCCCCTCACCCGCCCCCGcagcccgctctgccctacaaCCACTTGTACTCGTACCCCAGCTCCAAAGTGCCCACCCCCCCGGGCATGGCTGCGCTGCCCGGACACATGGCCATGCATCGGATATGGCCCTCGTCGCACTCCGTCACTGACATTCTGGGCATCCGCTCCATCACCGAGCAGCAAA TTAGCGACAGTGCATCTTTTCCCTGCGCCAAACTAGAAGAAAGGAGCGCTATTAACAGGACTCATTTCCCCGCAGCGGCAGCCTGTTCAGCGCTAGTCAATGGCGTGGATAATCCACATTTAGAACCCGAAGCAAAATACGCCCAG ACGCCGAGTGGTTTGCCCAACACAGTGAGCAGCTATGTCACGGCGGGCAGCATCCCTCCCTACCCCCCTCCCACCCCAGTGTCTCCTTACATGGGGTTCAGCGGCACCAGCTCGGCCTTTGTGAGCGCACACACATGGCAGGCGCCCAATGGCAGTGCGCTCTCTCCCCACAACTGTGACCTCGCCCCCCCCATAGCCTTCAAGAGCATGGCGCCCGCCCGGGACATCCACCCAGTGGCAAACATCCACCCAGCGTCTAACATCCACCCAGCTACGGCCGCCGCGCTATAG